A window of Streptomyces marispadix contains these coding sequences:
- a CDS encoding MFS transporter — protein MSVVGDLRTLLRFPGFRRLLAVRLLSQLADGIYQVALAAYVVFSPEKETSPAAIASAMAVLLLPYSLLGPFAGVLLDRWRRRQVLLYGNLLRAVLAAGTGALVVGAVPEWLFYLSALSVTAVNRFILAGLSAALPRVVDDARLVMANSLSPTAGTLAATAGGGVAFALRLASPDGGRTSDAWVVLTGALVYLLAGLAALRMGRDLLGPDPGAARVPLRLLTTVATTTRGLVDGLRHLRQRHTAAYALTAMTLMRFCYGALTVMVLMLCRYAWGSDGRVGDAVEAVDVGAGLKLLGLAVAVSGLGYFAAALITPWGVARSGRFGWLTLCAASAAVLEPALGLTFAPVPILLTAFVLGLVTQASKITADTAVQSTVHDAYRGRVFSLYDMLFNVAFVGAAGVASLILPPDGRSAVLVIGVAVVYVAVAALMFHVKRTQAARSAVSAPTPPSPPH, from the coding sequence ATGAGTGTCGTCGGCGATCTACGCACCCTGCTGCGTTTCCCCGGCTTCCGGCGACTGCTCGCGGTGCGTCTGCTCTCCCAACTCGCCGACGGCATCTATCAAGTGGCCCTCGCGGCCTACGTGGTCTTCTCCCCCGAGAAGGAGACATCACCGGCGGCCATCGCCTCTGCTATGGCCGTACTGCTGCTCCCGTACTCCCTGCTCGGCCCCTTCGCGGGCGTACTGCTGGACCGGTGGCGCAGACGCCAGGTCCTGCTCTACGGCAATCTGCTGCGCGCGGTCCTCGCCGCCGGGACAGGCGCTCTGGTGGTCGGCGCCGTCCCGGAGTGGCTGTTCTATCTCTCCGCGCTGTCGGTCACCGCCGTGAACCGCTTCATCCTCGCCGGGCTCTCCGCGGCGCTGCCACGCGTCGTAGACGACGCTCGCCTCGTCATGGCCAACTCCCTCTCCCCGACCGCCGGAACCCTCGCGGCCACCGCCGGCGGCGGCGTCGCCTTCGCCCTGCGGCTGGCCTCCCCCGACGGCGGCCGTACAAGCGATGCGTGGGTGGTCCTCACCGGCGCACTGGTCTATCTCCTCGCGGGACTCGCAGCGTTGCGCATGGGCCGGGACCTGCTCGGGCCGGACCCGGGCGCCGCCCGCGTACCGCTGCGGCTGCTGACGACGGTGGCCACCACCACCCGCGGCCTCGTCGACGGCCTTCGCCACCTACGGCAGCGCCACACCGCCGCCTACGCGCTCACGGCGATGACATTGATGAGGTTCTGCTACGGCGCCTTGACGGTGATGGTGCTGATGCTGTGCCGCTACGCATGGGGCAGCGACGGCCGGGTCGGCGACGCGGTCGAAGCCGTGGACGTGGGCGCGGGTTTGAAGCTGCTGGGACTCGCGGTGGCGGTCTCGGGGCTCGGCTACTTCGCGGCGGCACTCATCACGCCCTGGGGAGTCGCACGTTCGGGCCGCTTCGGCTGGCTGACGCTGTGCGCCGCGTCGGCGGCCGTACTGGAGCCCGCGCTCGGGCTGACCTTCGCACCGGTACCGATCCTGCTCACGGCCTTCGTTCTCGGACTCGTCACCCAGGCATCGAAGATCACCGCCGATACGGCCGTGCAGTCGACGGTCCACGACGCTTACCGGGGCCGGGTGTTCTCGCTCTACGACATGCTCTTCAACGTCGCCTTCGTCGGTGCGGCGGGAGTGGCGTCGCTGATACTGCCGCCGGACGGGCGCTCGGCCGTACTCGTCATCGGGGTCGCCGTGGTCTACGTGGCGGTGGCTGCGCTGATGTTTCACGTGAAACGCACACAGGCGGCCCGAAGTGCGGTTTCTGCCCCGACGCCGCCCTCGCCGCCGCACTGA
- a CDS encoding glycosyltransferase family 87 protein, which produces MTRAYLSEPSDRNTAPVRPTEQDEVAAAGSELIGGPVGRRAAPQPGGWWTPVRVVALLGLGMFVLGMIQKAPCFNGAWFSGQTSQYVHACYSDIPHLFAGRGFADGLVPYFDRIPERVSGGMTYLEYPVLTGVFMEVASWMTPGGDIQYREQLYWMVNAGMLMVCAAVLFVSAARTHRNRPWDALFVALAPALALTATINWDLLAVALTASALLMWSRSRPLAAGVLIGLATAAKLYPALLLGPLLLLCWRAGRLPSFAKALTGAAASWLCVNLPVMLLAPQGWSKFYSFSQERPVDFGSIWLIISQRTGDPVSDANVYAMVLMALGCAGIAALALRAPRRPRLAQLALLVVALFILTNKVYSPQYVLWLIPLAALARPRWRDILIWQACEVVYFLGIWLYLAYTGSGDKHHGLPPEGYQLVIMAHLLGTLYLCAVVVRDALTPERDVVRRDGTDDPGGGVLDRAPDVFTLGGRRASHAKPVPFEDAQVSWGTATH; this is translated from the coding sequence ATGACGCGTGCCTACCTCTCGGAGCCCTCCGACCGGAACACCGCGCCCGTACGTCCGACGGAACAGGACGAGGTCGCCGCCGCCGGCAGCGAACTGATCGGAGGGCCGGTGGGCCGCCGTGCCGCACCTCAGCCGGGCGGCTGGTGGACGCCGGTGCGGGTGGTGGCGCTGCTGGGCCTGGGCATGTTCGTGCTCGGCATGATCCAGAAGGCGCCCTGCTTCAACGGCGCGTGGTTCTCGGGCCAGACGAGCCAGTACGTGCACGCGTGCTACTCGGACATCCCGCATCTCTTCGCCGGGCGCGGCTTCGCCGACGGCCTCGTCCCGTACTTCGACCGCATCCCCGAACGCGTCTCGGGCGGCATGACGTATCTCGAATACCCGGTGCTCACCGGGGTGTTCATGGAGGTCGCCTCGTGGATGACGCCGGGCGGCGACATCCAGTACCGCGAGCAGCTCTACTGGATGGTCAACGCCGGGATGCTCATGGTCTGTGCGGCCGTCCTCTTCGTCAGCGCCGCCCGCACTCACCGCAACCGCCCCTGGGACGCCCTCTTCGTCGCCCTGGCGCCCGCGCTCGCGCTGACGGCGACGATCAACTGGGACCTGCTGGCCGTGGCGCTCACCGCGTCCGCGCTGCTGATGTGGTCCCGCAGCCGCCCGCTCGCCGCGGGCGTGCTCATCGGCCTGGCGACGGCCGCGAAGCTCTACCCGGCGCTGCTGCTGGGCCCGCTGCTGCTGCTGTGCTGGCGCGCGGGCCGCCTGCCGTCCTTCGCGAAGGCACTGACGGGCGCGGCAGCCTCATGGCTGTGCGTGAACCTTCCCGTAATGCTGCTGGCCCCACAAGGCTGGTCGAAGTTCTACAGCTTCAGCCAGGAGAGGCCGGTCGACTTCGGTTCGATCTGGCTGATCATCTCCCAGCGCACCGGCGACCCCGTCTCGGACGCCAACGTCTACGCGATGGTGCTGATGGCGCTCGGCTGCGCCGGCATCGCCGCACTGGCGCTGCGCGCACCGCGCCGCCCCCGCCTGGCACAGCTCGCGCTGCTGGTCGTGGCGCTGTTCATCCTGACCAACAAGGTCTACTCGCCGCAGTACGTGCTGTGGCTCATCCCGCTCGCGGCCCTCGCCAGGCCGAGGTGGCGGGACATCCTCATCTGGCAGGCGTGCGAGGTGGTCTACTTCCTCGGCATCTGGCTCTACCTCGCCTACACGGGCAGCGGCGACAAGCACCATGGCCTGCCCCCCGAGGGTTACCAGCTAGTAATCATGGCGCACCTGCTCGGCACGCTCTACCTCTGCGCCGTGGTGGTACGCGACGCACTGACCCCGGAGCGGGACGTGGTGCGCCGGGACGGTACGGACGACCCGGGCGGCGGCGTCCTGGACCGGGCGCCGGACGTCTTCACCCTCGGCGGGCGCCGGGCGTCACATGCGAAGCCGGTGCCGTTCGAGGATGCGCAGGTGAGCTGGGGGACAGCCACGCACTGA
- a CDS encoding transglycosylase domain-containing protein: MDYPRWNKTGMRRWVPSWKLVLGSFAGFLGLIIGLSGIALAMVGVPSENAASKQQKNVYYWANGKQMVVAGGGDQNRQIVPLAQIPKSMQNAVIAAENESFYEDPGVDPIGIVRAVGRMAMGGDTQSGSTITQQYVKNTYLDQSQTITRKVKELFISIKVGATQKKQKILQGYLNTGYYGRGAYGIQAAAQAYYRKDSKDLNPSEAAFLSATLNGPNLYDPEGGIGSAATKEKNFARAKARWSWTLDREVATGRMSKAQRAKYTKFPMPERPKKSTELKGQKGYMVDIVNNYITANSNISDRRLKQGGLRIYTTFDKKKMAEMTAAVERVRKANIDPKARAVDKYVQFGGASVKPNDGAIVAMYGGEDATTHFTNNADYTGVQVGSTFKPFVLAAAMRDGVRDPRGPAVQGRDARTPVSPKSVYDGDNKIKLRNYDRTIWHDKEGREWRQRNDGNEDKGRISLREAMQYSVNTPYIQLGMDVGVDKVRQAALDSGLNEDSLARSTPTLSLGTSAPSAIRMANAYGTFASSGMKSEPYSVKRVEGGGRNLYTHQKQVKSAFEARVADNVTNVLETVVQDGTGTTARQLGRPAAGKTGTTDDNKSAWFTGYTPQLSTSIGMWRVNDKAKTQRFQKMYGVGGQDSIHGASFPAEIWTKYMTGALKGTYAKPFPTPDPIGEPVFGVGASPSPTPSPSDTPSQNPSQNPSQSPSQSPSPSGTCDNPFVCNDQGQTAGQNQGQTAGQDQGQDGGNDQGQDGGGDTGGNTGGDTGGDNGGLFGGPTGSREED, translated from the coding sequence GTGGACTATCCGCGCTGGAACAAGACGGGCATGCGCCGCTGGGTTCCCTCGTGGAAACTCGTCCTCGGCTCGTTCGCGGGTTTCCTCGGGCTGATCATCGGCCTCTCCGGCATCGCGCTGGCGATGGTGGGAGTCCCCAGCGAGAACGCCGCTTCCAAGCAGCAGAAGAACGTCTACTACTGGGCGAACGGCAAGCAGATGGTCGTCGCGGGCGGCGGCGACCAGAACAGGCAGATCGTCCCGCTCGCCCAGATCCCCAAGTCGATGCAGAACGCCGTCATCGCGGCGGAGAACGAGTCGTTCTACGAGGACCCGGGCGTCGACCCGATCGGCATCGTGCGCGCGGTCGGCCGTATGGCCATGGGCGGTGACACCCAGTCCGGCTCGACCATCACGCAGCAGTATGTGAAGAACACCTACCTCGACCAGTCGCAGACCATCACGCGTAAGGTCAAGGAGCTGTTCATCTCCATCAAGGTCGGTGCGACGCAGAAGAAGCAGAAGATCCTTCAGGGGTACCTCAACACCGGCTACTACGGGCGCGGCGCGTATGGCATCCAGGCCGCGGCGCAGGCGTACTACCGCAAGGACTCCAAGGACCTCAACCCGAGCGAGGCGGCGTTCCTCTCCGCGACGCTCAACGGCCCGAACCTCTACGACCCCGAGGGCGGCATCGGTTCCGCGGCCACGAAGGAGAAGAACTTCGCGCGGGCCAAGGCGCGTTGGAGCTGGACGCTGGACCGCGAGGTGGCGACCGGCCGGATGTCGAAGGCGCAGCGGGCGAAGTACACGAAGTTCCCGATGCCGGAGCGTCCGAAGAAGTCGACCGAACTCAAGGGCCAGAAGGGCTACATGGTCGACATCGTCAACAACTACATCACGGCCAACAGCAACATCTCCGACCGCAGGCTCAAGCAGGGCGGCCTGCGGATCTACACCACCTTCGACAAGAAGAAGATGGCGGAGATGACGGCCGCGGTGGAGCGGGTCCGCAAGGCGAACATCGACCCGAAGGCCCGCGCGGTCGACAAGTACGTGCAGTTCGGCGGTGCTTCGGTGAAGCCGAACGACGGCGCGATCGTCGCCATGTACGGCGGTGAGGACGCCACCACGCACTTCACCAACAACGCCGACTACACCGGTGTGCAGGTCGGTTCGACGTTCAAGCCGTTCGTTCTCGCCGCCGCGATGCGCGACGGCGTCCGCGACCCGCGGGGCCCGGCGGTGCAGGGCCGTGACGCACGTACCCCGGTCTCGCCCAAGAGCGTCTACGACGGCGACAACAAGATCAAACTGCGCAACTACGACCGCACCATCTGGCACGACAAGGAAGGCCGGGAGTGGCGCCAGCGCAACGACGGCAATGAGGACAAGGGCCGTATCTCGCTGCGCGAGGCGATGCAGTACTCCGTCAACACGCCGTACATCCAGCTCGGTATGGACGTCGGCGTCGACAAGGTGCGGCAGGCGGCGCTCGACTCCGGCCTCAACGAGGACAGCCTCGCCCGCAGCACTCCGACGCTGTCGCTGGGCACTTCGGCGCCGAGCGCGATCCGCATGGCCAACGCCTACGGGACGTTCGCCAGCAGCGGCATGAAGTCCGAGCCGTACTCGGTGAAGCGGGTCGAGGGCGGCGGCCGCAACCTCTACACCCACCAGAAGCAGGTCAAGAGCGCCTTCGAGGCCCGCGTCGCCGACAACGTCACCAACGTGCTGGAGACGGTCGTCCAGGACGGCACCGGCACCACGGCGCGGCAGCTCGGACGCCCGGCGGCGGGCAAGACCGGTACGACGGACGACAACAAGTCGGCCTGGTTCACCGGCTACACGCCGCAGCTCTCGACGTCGATCGGCATGTGGCGGGTCAACGACAAGGCCAAGACCCAGCGCTTCCAGAAGATGTACGGGGTCGGCGGCCAGGACTCGATCCACGGTGCGTCGTTCCCGGCGGAGATCTGGACGAAGTACATGACGGGCGCTTTGAAGGGCACCTACGCCAAGCCCTTCCCGACGCCCGACCCGATCGGTGAGCCGGTCTTCGGGGTGGGCGCCAGCCCGTCGCCGACGCCGAGCCCGAGCGACACCCCCTCGCAGAACCCGTCGCAGAACCCGTCGCAGTCGCCGTCGCAGTCGCCGTCGCCCTCGGGCACGTGTGACAACCCGTTCGTCTGCAACGACCAGGGCCAGACCGCCGGCCAGAACCAGGGCCAGACCGCCGGCCAGGACCAGGGCCAGGACGGCGGTAACGACCAGGGCCAGGACGGCGGAGGCGATACCGGCGGAAACACCGGAGGCGATACGGGAGGCGACAACGGCGGCCTGTTCGGCGGGCCGACCGGAAGCCGAGAAGAGGACTAG
- a CDS encoding PadR family transcriptional regulator, producing the protein MSRRSGVLEFAVLGLLRESPMHGYELRKRLNTSLGVFRAFSYGSLYPCLKTLVQRGWLTEEHEPARPPQQSERLERDALTGSLTGRRAKIVYRLTASGREHFEELLSQTGPDAWEDEHFGVRFAFFGQTSREVRMRVLEGRRSRLEERLAKMRASLARTRERLDDYTLELQRHGMESVEREVRWLTELIESERTGRDREAGTDSGPPPRRFGDAGTRPRHRGAAPPDPSEDTA; encoded by the coding sequence ATGAGCCGGCGCTCGGGAGTCCTTGAGTTCGCCGTACTCGGCCTGCTTCGCGAATCACCCATGCACGGTTATGAGCTGCGAAAACGGCTCAACACCTCGCTGGGAGTCTTCCGCGCCTTCAGCTACGGGTCGCTCTATCCATGCCTCAAGACCCTCGTACAGCGCGGGTGGTTGACCGAGGAGCACGAGCCGGCCCGCCCGCCGCAGCAGAGCGAACGCCTCGAACGCGACGCCCTCACGGGCTCGTTGACCGGACGCCGGGCAAAAATCGTCTACAGATTGACGGCTTCCGGCCGCGAACACTTCGAGGAGCTTCTTTCACAGACCGGACCGGACGCGTGGGAAGACGAACACTTCGGTGTGCGTTTCGCCTTTTTCGGTCAGACCTCGCGGGAGGTGCGGATGCGTGTGCTCGAGGGACGACGCAGCCGCCTGGAGGAGAGGCTCGCGAAGATGCGGGCCTCCCTCGCCCGTACCCGCGAACGGCTCGACGACTACACCCTCGAACTACAGCGCCACGGAATGGAATCCGTGGAGCGCGAAGTCCGCTGGCTCACCGAACTCATAGAGAGCGAGCGGACCGGGCGCGACAGGGAGGCGGGAACCGATTCCGGGCCTCCGCCGCGCCGCTTTGGAGACGCGGGGACCCGGCCCCGGCACAGGGGCGCAGCCCCGCCGGATCCGTCCGAGGACACCGCATGA
- a CDS encoding inositol-3-phosphate synthase produces the protein MGSVRVAIAGVGNCAASLVQGVEYYKDADPGTKVPGLMHVQFGEYHVRDVEFVAAFDVDGKKVGLDLADAIGASENNTINICDVPPSGVTVQRGHTLDGLGRYYRETIDESDAEPVDVVRALRDSEADVLVCYLPVGSQEAVEFYAQCAVDAGVAFVNALPVFIAGTKEWAEKFTEAGVPIVGDDIKSQVGATITHRVLARLFEDRGVILDRTMQLNVGGNMDFKNMLERDRLESKKISKTQAVTSQIRDRELGADNVHIGPSDYVAWLDDRKWAYVRLEGRAFGDVPLNLEYKLEVWDSPNSAGVIIDALRAAKIAKDRGIGGPILSASSYFMKSPPVQYYDDEARELVQAFIDGKAER, from the coding sequence ATGGGTTCGGTTCGTGTAGCCATCGCAGGCGTGGGCAACTGCGCCGCCTCGCTGGTGCAGGGCGTCGAGTACTACAAGGACGCCGACCCGGGCACCAAGGTGCCGGGCCTGATGCATGTGCAGTTCGGCGAATACCACGTGCGGGACGTGGAGTTCGTCGCCGCCTTCGACGTCGACGGCAAGAAGGTCGGCCTCGACCTGGCGGACGCGATCGGCGCGAGCGAGAACAACACCATCAACATCTGTGACGTGCCGCCCTCCGGCGTGACCGTGCAGCGCGGGCACACCCTCGACGGACTCGGCAGGTACTACCGGGAGACCATCGACGAGTCCGACGCCGAGCCGGTCGACGTCGTGCGCGCCCTGCGGGACTCCGAGGCCGACGTACTGGTCTGCTATCTGCCCGTCGGCTCCCAGGAGGCCGTCGAGTTCTACGCCCAGTGCGCCGTCGACGCGGGCGTCGCCTTCGTCAACGCGCTGCCCGTCTTCATCGCCGGTACGAAGGAGTGGGCGGAGAAGTTCACCGAGGCCGGGGTCCCGATCGTCGGCGACGACATCAAGTCCCAGGTGGGCGCGACCATTACGCACCGCGTGCTGGCACGGCTCTTCGAGGACCGCGGCGTCATCCTCGACCGCACGATGCAGCTCAACGTCGGCGGCAACATGGACTTCAAGAACATGCTGGAGCGCGACCGGCTGGAGTCGAAGAAGATCTCCAAGACGCAGGCCGTCACCTCGCAGATCCGCGACCGCGAACTCGGCGCGGACAACGTGCACATCGGCCCGTCCGACTACGTGGCATGGCTGGACGACCGCAAGTGGGCCTACGTACGCCTCGAGGGGCGCGCGTTCGGAGACGTACCGCTCAACCTGGAGTACAAGCTGGAGGTCTGGGACTCGCCGAACTCCGCGGGCGTCATCATCGACGCCCTGCGCGCGGCGAAGATCGCGAAGGACCGGGGCATCGGCGGGCCGATCCTGTCGGCGTCGTCGTACTTCATGAAGTCGCCGCCCGTGCAGTACTACGACGACGAGGCGCGCGAGCTGGTGCAGGCGTTCATCGACGGGAAGGCCGAACGCTGA